The following proteins are co-located in the Lentibacillus sp. JNUCC-1 genome:
- a CDS encoding ABC transporter permease → MFQFIVRRLLQLIPVLLGVTILVFSLMHLTPGNPAHIIAGESAPKETVQQIEERLGLNDPIPVQYFSFLKDAVTLDFGNSWRTSLPVTTELWPKFWVTFELAVYSTAFSIFIGLIAGIISAVRQYSFSDVAIMLVALFGLSMPNFWLGLMLMQWFAINLGWVPATGWGSVSQIFLPVITLGTMGAAVIARMTRSSMLDVISQDYIRTARAKGLQERLVIYRHALKNALIPVVTVVGLQFGSLLAGAVLTESVFAINGMGKLIIDRILARDFPVVQAAVLVIAVVFVFVNMLVDISYKFLNKRIDLE, encoded by the coding sequence ATGTTTCAATTTATCGTACGTCGACTGTTGCAGTTAATTCCCGTACTACTGGGGGTTACCATACTCGTATTCTCTTTGATGCACCTGACTCCGGGCAATCCCGCCCACATCATTGCTGGAGAAAGTGCACCTAAGGAGACCGTTCAACAAATTGAAGAGAGGCTTGGATTGAACGATCCAATCCCTGTACAATATTTCAGTTTCCTGAAAGACGCTGTAACGCTGGATTTTGGAAACTCCTGGCGTACAAGCCTACCGGTTACGACGGAGCTCTGGCCTAAATTCTGGGTTACATTTGAGCTGGCCGTTTACAGTACGGCATTTAGTATATTTATAGGATTGATCGCCGGAATAATTTCGGCAGTCAGACAGTATTCATTTTCAGATGTGGCGATCATGCTAGTCGCCTTATTCGGTCTTTCCATGCCGAACTTCTGGCTCGGACTCATGCTGATGCAATGGTTTGCCATTAATCTCGGCTGGGTACCGGCAACAGGCTGGGGGTCAGTCAGTCAAATTTTCCTCCCGGTTATTACACTCGGGACAATGGGAGCCGCTGTTATTGCCAGAATGACCCGTTCAAGTATGCTTGACGTGATTTCACAGGATTATATCCGTACAGCTCGTGCAAAAGGATTGCAGGAACGTCTGGTCATCTACCGCCACGCGTTAAAAAATGCGCTGATTCCGGTTGTGACGGTTGTTGGTCTGCAGTTTGGAAGCTTGCTGGCTGGTGCTGTTCTGACTGAGTCGGTCTTTGCTATTAATGGTATGGGTAAACTGATTATTGACCGCATACTGGCCCGAGACTTTCCGGTCGTGCAGGCGGCAGTTCTGGTCATTGCAGTTGTGTTCGTATTCGTAAACATGCTCGTTGATATTTCTTATAAATTCCTGAATAAACGAATTGATCTGGAGTAA
- the serS gene encoding serine--tRNA ligase, protein MLDMKYLRTHFEDVKARLNHRGEDLSELERFGELDEHRRSLIAQVEQLKAKRNEASKQIPKLKKEGEDADHIIKEMREVGDQIAEFDDKLKTIEDQLSHIMLSIPNIPHESVPVGEDEGDNVEVRTWGEQPEFTYEAQPHWDIATQLGILDFERAAKVTGSRFVFYTGLGARLERALMSFMMDLHADEHGYQEMLPPYIVNRDSLTGTGQLPKFAEDVFKLEDDDFFLIPTAEVPVTNYHRDEILQEDDLPKKYVAFSGCFRSEAGSAGRDTRGLIRQHQFNKVELVHFAKPEESYEALETLTQNAERVLQLLKLPYRVMSMCTGDLGFTAAKKYDIEVWIPAQNQYREISSCSNFEDFQARRAGVRFRRGPKGKPEYVHTLNGSGLAIGRTVAAILENYQQEDGSVLVPEVLQPYMGGKTVIK, encoded by the coding sequence ATGCTGGATATGAAATATTTGCGGACACATTTTGAAGATGTGAAAGCCCGGTTGAATCATCGGGGGGAAGATTTGTCGGAACTGGAGCGGTTTGGGGAACTTGACGAACATCGTCGCAGTCTCATTGCACAGGTGGAACAATTGAAAGCCAAGCGCAATGAAGCATCTAAACAAATTCCAAAACTGAAAAAAGAAGGTGAAGATGCTGACCACATTATAAAGGAAATGCGTGAAGTTGGTGACCAGATTGCTGAATTTGATGACAAGCTGAAAACCATTGAGGACCAGCTTTCCCATATTATGCTGTCGATTCCAAACATCCCTCATGAAAGTGTTCCAGTAGGTGAAGATGAGGGCGATAATGTTGAAGTGCGCACATGGGGAGAGCAGCCTGAGTTCACCTATGAAGCACAGCCCCATTGGGATATCGCAACACAGCTTGGGATCCTTGATTTTGAACGTGCAGCAAAAGTAACCGGTAGCCGGTTTGTCTTTTATACCGGTCTCGGAGCTCGTCTGGAACGTGCACTCATGAGTTTTATGATGGATCTGCATGCAGATGAACACGGGTATCAAGAAATGCTGCCCCCGTACATTGTCAATCGTGATAGCCTGACTGGAACTGGCCAGCTGCCGAAGTTCGCTGAAGATGTGTTTAAGCTTGAAGACGATGATTTCTTCCTCATTCCCACGGCCGAAGTCCCTGTCACGAACTATCACCGGGATGAAATTTTGCAGGAAGACGATTTGCCCAAGAAATATGTCGCCTTCAGCGGCTGCTTCCGCTCTGAAGCAGGTTCTGCCGGACGTGACACCCGCGGGCTTATTCGTCAGCATCAGTTTAACAAAGTCGAACTCGTTCACTTTGCCAAGCCTGAAGAATCTTATGAAGCATTGGAAACACTGACTCAAAATGCCGAACGGGTTCTCCAGTTATTGAAACTGCCTTACCGGGTCATGAGCATGTGTACAGGTGACCTTGGCTTTACAGCTGCGAAAAAGTACGACATTGAAGTATGGATACCCGCCCAGAATCAATATCGGGAGATTTCTTCTTGCTCAAACTTTGAAGACTTCCAGGCGCGCCGGGCAGGTGTCCGCTTCCGCCGCGGACCAAAAGGCAAACCTGAATACGTGCATACCTTAAACGGCTCAGGCCTTGCAATCGGAAGAACCGTTGCTGCTATTCTGGAAAATTACCAGCAGGAAGACGGCAGCGTTCTCGTACCAGAAGTCCTACAGCCCTACATGGGCGGCAAGACAGTTATTAAATAA
- a CDS encoding deoxynucleoside kinase gives MSILRNTYNIPHDSIITIAGTVGIGKSTMTNALATALDFKTSLEKVDTNPYLEKFYDDFERWSFHLQIYFLAERFKEQKKIFEYGGGFIQDRSIYEDTGIFAKMHYDNGTMSPTDYDTYRNLFEAMVMTPYFPHPDLLIYLEGSFDQVMERINLRGREMEKNTPISYWEEMYKRYEDWINNFNACPIMRLNIADYDVVQETGSVEPILEKIGHFIQQSRKWKAGQI, from the coding sequence ATGAGTATTTTAAGAAACACTTACAACATTCCACACGACAGCATTATCACCATTGCAGGCACGGTTGGCATCGGGAAGTCCACCATGACCAACGCCCTCGCAACGGCGCTGGACTTTAAAACATCTCTTGAAAAAGTCGATACAAACCCTTACTTGGAAAAATTCTATGACGACTTTGAGCGTTGGAGTTTTCATTTGCAGATTTATTTTTTAGCAGAACGTTTTAAAGAGCAGAAGAAGATTTTTGAGTATGGCGGCGGGTTCATTCAGGACCGTTCCATTTATGAAGATACAGGCATTTTTGCCAAGATGCACTACGACAATGGCACCATGTCGCCGACTGATTATGACACCTACCGGAATTTATTTGAGGCCATGGTCATGACACCATATTTCCCGCATCCTGATTTGCTTATTTATCTTGAAGGTTCGTTTGACCAGGTGATGGAACGGATTAATCTCAGGGGCCGTGAAATGGAAAAAAACACGCCAATTTCCTATTGGGAAGAAATGTATAAGCGGTATGAAGACTGGATTAATAACTTCAACGCCTGCCCAATCATGCGCTTGAACATTGCCGATTACGACGTCGTGCAAGAAACCGGATCTGTTGAACCCATCCTTGAAAAAATCGGCCACTTTATCCAGCAATCCCGGAAGTGGAAAGCAGGGCAGATATAA
- the acsA gene encoding acetate--CoA ligase, producing the protein MDMQRIPAQQGNYNLQDYEKTRETFSWDDVHKYFSWNETGKVNMAHEAIDRHAADPAKKDKVALYYSAPDREEAVTFAEMRDRSNQFANVLKKYQVVKGDRVFLFLPRSPEFYATFFGILKTGAIAGPLFEAFMEQAVRDRLENSEAKMLVTTPELLERVPVDELPALEKVVLVGEHDQTSEQYIDYQAEMAKASTKFDVEWVDLEDGMLLHYTSGSTGKPKGILHVHNAMVQHYITAYWTLDLREDDIYWCTADPGWVTGTSYGIFGPWLHGVTNVVRGGRFSPDAWYGTIEKYNVSVWYTAPTALRKLVSAGEEAVKQHDLSSLRHLLSVGEPLNPEVITWGMDVLNLRIHDTWWMTETGGHMIVNLPSQEIRPGSMGKPVPGIVASIVDHEGNEIPPNQMGNLAIKEGWPAMMRAVWNNPGKFESYFVNGWYVSGDSAYRDEDGYFWFQGRLDDVINTSGERVGPFEVESKLLEHEAVAEAGVIGKPDPERGEIIKAFVTLNEGYTESDELLEEIRQFVKTGLSAHAAPRELTIVDSIPKTRSGKIMRRLLKSWELGLPTGDTSTLEE; encoded by the coding sequence ATGGATATGCAGCGCATACCCGCACAGCAAGGAAATTATAATCTACAGGACTATGAAAAAACGCGCGAAACGTTTTCATGGGATGATGTACACAAGTACTTCAGCTGGAATGAAACTGGGAAGGTCAATATGGCCCATGAGGCGATTGACCGCCATGCTGCGGATCCGGCCAAGAAGGATAAAGTGGCTCTGTATTATTCAGCACCAGACCGCGAAGAAGCTGTTACGTTCGCTGAGATGCGTGATCGAAGCAACCAGTTCGCCAATGTCCTAAAAAAATATCAGGTTGTAAAAGGCGACAGGGTCTTCTTATTCCTGCCAAGGAGTCCGGAATTTTACGCTACATTCTTCGGGATTTTAAAAACAGGTGCAATCGCAGGCCCTTTATTTGAAGCATTTATGGAGCAAGCCGTTCGTGACAGACTGGAAAACAGTGAAGCGAAGATGCTTGTGACGACACCTGAATTACTTGAACGCGTACCGGTTGATGAACTGCCGGCACTTGAAAAAGTCGTGCTCGTTGGTGAACATGACCAAACATCTGAGCAATATATCGATTATCAGGCAGAAATGGCTAAGGCCTCAACTAAATTTGACGTTGAATGGGTTGACCTGGAGGACGGCATGTTGCTGCATTACACGTCAGGTTCAACCGGTAAACCTAAAGGTATCCTTCACGTGCACAATGCCATGGTTCAACATTACATCACAGCCTACTGGACCCTGGATCTAAGGGAAGACGATATTTATTGGTGCACAGCGGACCCGGGTTGGGTTACTGGCACGAGCTACGGGATATTCGGTCCATGGCTGCACGGGGTGACCAACGTCGTGCGCGGTGGCCGTTTTTCACCGGACGCATGGTATGGCACGATTGAAAAATATAACGTCTCTGTTTGGTATACAGCACCGACGGCACTGCGCAAACTTGTCAGTGCTGGCGAAGAAGCGGTTAAACAACATGACCTCTCTTCCCTTCGTCATCTGCTCAGTGTCGGCGAACCGCTCAATCCAGAAGTCATCACTTGGGGCATGGATGTGCTGAACCTTCGTATTCATGACACATGGTGGATGACAGAAACAGGCGGACATATGATTGTGAATCTGCCATCACAGGAAATTCGCCCAGGTTCAATGGGTAAACCTGTTCCTGGCATTGTCGCGTCAATTGTTGACCATGAAGGCAACGAAATTCCACCAAATCAAATGGGTAATCTGGCCATCAAAGAAGGCTGGCCAGCGATGATGCGAGCAGTCTGGAATAACCCCGGAAAATTTGAAAGTTACTTTGTCAACGGCTGGTATGTCTCCGGTGACAGTGCATACCGTGACGAAGATGGCTATTTCTGGTTCCAGGGCCGCCTGGATGACGTGATCAACACATCCGGTGAGCGGGTCGGACCGTTTGAAGTGGAAAGCAAACTGCTCGAACACGAAGCTGTCGCTGAAGCGGGTGTCATCGGTAAACCCGATCCCGAACGTGGGGAGATCATCAAGGCATTTGTGACATTGAATGAAGGTTATACAGAGTCTGATGAACTGCTCGAGGAGATTCGTCAATTCGTTAAAACCGGTCTCAGTGCCCATGCAGCACCACGTGAATTAACCATTGTTGATTCCATTCCAAAAACACGCAGCGGTAAAATCATGCGCCGTCTGCTGAAATCATGGGAGCTTGGCCTGCCAACAGGCGACACGTCAACATTAGAAGAATAA
- the proC gene encoding pyrroline-5-carboxylate reductase translates to MVGKICFVGAGSMSEAIIAGLVQADALQTEQIYVTNKDNQVRLAKLKKKFGVTCTMDKQTALDDAELVLLATKPHDADAAITSIKPFLTPRQLVISVVAGLSTSYLEERFHTDIPVIRAMPNTSAAALESATAICAGRFATENDVKTAEELFQFIGTSTRVAEQDMHIITAISGSGPAYIYFLIEAMQQAATEAGLDPDVAQALLTQTVVGAGAMLDSTTHEPAQLRKNITSPGGTTEAGIDTLKNHNFEHIIQSCVDSARKRSETLGQ, encoded by the coding sequence ATGGTGGGAAAGATATGCTTTGTCGGTGCCGGTTCTATGAGTGAGGCGATCATAGCTGGATTGGTGCAAGCAGATGCGTTACAGACTGAACAAATATATGTGACCAACAAAGATAATCAGGTACGGCTTGCCAAGCTTAAGAAAAAATTTGGTGTAACGTGTACAATGGATAAGCAGACGGCTCTGGATGATGCTGAACTTGTCCTATTGGCAACTAAGCCACATGATGCAGATGCAGCCATTACTTCAATCAAACCTTTCCTCACGCCGCGGCAACTCGTCATCTCTGTTGTGGCGGGGCTCTCCACATCCTATTTGGAAGAAAGATTCCATACAGACATACCGGTTATTCGAGCGATGCCGAATACTTCAGCCGCAGCGTTGGAATCTGCTACAGCCATATGCGCCGGACGTTTTGCCACAGAAAACGACGTCAAAACGGCAGAAGAGCTGTTTCAATTCATTGGTACTTCTACACGTGTTGCTGAACAAGACATGCACATCATCACAGCCATATCCGGAAGCGGTCCTGCTTATATTTATTTCTTGATTGAAGCCATGCAGCAAGCCGCAACAGAAGCAGGATTGGACCCAGATGTAGCCCAGGCTCTCCTCACTCAGACCGTTGTCGGCGCTGGCGCTATGCTCGACTCGACCACTCACGAACCTGCTCAGTTGCGTAAAAACATTACAAGTCCGGGAGGCACCACAGAAGCAGGCATAGACACATTGAAAAATCACAACTTTGAACACATCATTCAATCATGTGTAGACAGCGCTCGCAAACGCTCAGAAACACTCGGCCAATAA
- a CDS encoding deoxynucleoside kinase, translated as MQGVPFIAIEGPIGVGKTSLAKKLATHFDFRLLKEIVEENPFLGKFYDDIDEWSFQTEMFFLCNRYKQLEDIEKKYLAREKPVIADYHISKNMIFAQRTLHATQFEKYEQIYHILTKDMPLPNMLIYIHAGLDTLLERIHRRGRDIEQNIKPSYLDQLAKDYESYMESFEQLHPDIPVIRINGDELDFVKKQDDLETIIDEVAGYLNHHTSNV; from the coding sequence ATGCAAGGCGTGCCTTTTATTGCCATTGAAGGACCGATTGGAGTGGGGAAAACGTCGCTCGCCAAAAAATTAGCCACCCATTTCGATTTCCGTTTATTGAAGGAGATCGTCGAGGAGAACCCTTTTCTAGGGAAGTTTTATGATGACATTGATGAATGGAGCTTTCAGACCGAGATGTTCTTTTTGTGCAATCGGTACAAACAGCTTGAAGATATAGAGAAGAAGTATTTAGCACGTGAGAAACCTGTCATAGCCGATTACCATATATCGAAAAACATGATCTTTGCCCAGCGGACGTTACATGCCACTCAATTTGAGAAATATGAGCAGATCTATCACATTTTAACAAAAGACATGCCGCTGCCGAACATGTTGATTTATATCCATGCCGGGCTTGATACACTGCTTGAGCGCATTCACAGACGAGGACGCGATATTGAGCAGAACATTAAGCCGTCATATCTGGATCAACTGGCAAAGGATTATGAGAGTTATATGGAATCATTTGAACAGCTGCACCCGGATATTCCAGTGATCCGGATTAATGGGGACGAGCTGGACTTTGTAAAAAAACAGGATGATCTGGAGACCATTATTGATGAAGTCGCCGGCTATTTAAATCATCATACATCGAACGTATAA
- a CDS encoding ABC transporter ATP-binding protein has protein sequence MNEDIILDVKGLKTSFFDDDGEIKAVDGVSFKLPKGKTLGIVGESGSGKSITALSILQLIDSKGKIVDGEINFKGNDLTKLNTKGIQHIRGNEISMIFQEPMTSLNPVYTVGQQIRETLKVHEGLGKENGNKRAVELLKLVGIPSPEARIKQYPHELSGGMRQRVMIAMALACKPDLLIADEPTTALDVTIQAQILELINDLQKDMGMSVIMITHDLGVVAETCDYVAVMYGGKVVEYQDIYSLFKSPKHPYTVGLLNSIPRHDIDVEDLEPIKGSVPSPKNMPKGCHFAPRCPFATELCKEEMPSLDSVGGESKVRCWIYNERWDGDPEVNVLDEKTTT, from the coding sequence ATGAATGAAGATATCATCTTGGACGTAAAAGGTTTAAAGACCTCATTCTTTGATGACGATGGCGAGATCAAAGCTGTTGACGGCGTGTCTTTTAAACTGCCAAAAGGTAAGACGCTCGGTATTGTCGGTGAGTCTGGATCCGGCAAGAGTATTACAGCACTGTCCATTTTGCAGCTGATCGACTCCAAAGGCAAAATTGTAGATGGGGAAATTAACTTTAAAGGAAATGATTTAACCAAATTAAATACAAAAGGCATTCAGCATATACGCGGTAATGAAATCTCAATGATCTTCCAGGAACCTATGACATCTCTGAATCCTGTTTATACGGTTGGACAGCAGATTCGGGAGACACTGAAGGTTCACGAAGGTCTTGGGAAAGAAAATGGCAACAAACGCGCAGTTGAATTGCTCAAGCTTGTCGGAATCCCTTCACCTGAAGCACGGATCAAACAGTATCCTCATGAGCTGTCCGGCGGTATGCGTCAGCGTGTCATGATTGCCATGGCACTTGCATGCAAACCGGATCTGCTGATTGCCGATGAGCCAACAACCGCCCTTGACGTGACAATCCAGGCCCAGATTCTTGAATTAATCAATGATCTGCAGAAAGACATGGGCATGTCAGTCATCATGATCACACACGATCTCGGCGTTGTAGCTGAAACATGTGACTATGTTGCTGTTATGTATGGCGGTAAAGTGGTCGAGTATCAAGACATCTATTCATTGTTTAAAAGCCCGAAGCACCCTTATACAGTGGGCTTGTTGAATTCCATTCCGCGTCATGATATTGACGTAGAAGATCTGGAACCGATCAAAGGCAGTGTTCCAAGTCCGAAAAACATGCCTAAAGGCTGCCACTTTGCACCACGTTGTCCATTTGCAACTGAACTGTGCAAAGAAGAAATGCCGTCGCTTGATAGTGTCGGCGGTGAAAGTAAAGTCCGCTGCTGGATTTACAACGAACGCTGGGATGGCGATCCGGAGGTGAATGTCCTTGACGAAAAAACAACTACTTAA
- a CDS encoding dihydropteridine reductase has translation MHIYWTKINKIVQEASQVRTYMLDCPEGFKWEEGAHTHFALVGFNAGDRPNRKLIRHMSISTLPYERSIGITTRLKDQCSEFKTILKDLEVGDDIAIFKTHSNVPLKRGNKNVYLLSSGVGLATFRPLVLKYLNQTADIKHIYSLNIDSSREFLFSDIFQSAPDKNFTTRFVTDRHGYYNKLKHLATDKEGLFYIVGSDEFLLQNIKVLQLAGIKSEQIILDKHASQLPEFLSDDMSV, from the coding sequence ATGCACATATATTGGACTAAAATAAATAAAATTGTTCAAGAAGCTTCTCAAGTAAGAACTTACATGCTCGACTGTCCGGAGGGTTTCAAATGGGAAGAAGGAGCCCACACCCATTTTGCATTGGTTGGTTTTAATGCAGGTGATCGACCAAACCGCAAACTGATCCGTCATATGTCCATATCTACACTTCCCTATGAACGATCCATTGGTATAACCACACGACTTAAAGATCAGTGTTCTGAGTTTAAAACAATATTAAAAGACCTTGAAGTAGGAGACGATATTGCCATATTTAAGACACATTCGAATGTACCGCTCAAGAGGGGGAATAAAAATGTTTATCTCCTTTCTTCAGGAGTTGGTTTAGCAACTTTTAGACCACTTGTGCTAAAATATCTCAATCAGACTGCTGACATTAAACACATTTACTCTTTAAACATCGATTCTTCCAGGGAATTCTTATTCTCTGATATCTTTCAATCTGCACCTGATAAAAATTTTACAACCCGGTTCGTAACTGACCGCCACGGGTACTACAATAAATTGAAACACCTTGCCACAGATAAAGAAGGACTATTTTACATTGTCGGAAGTGATGAATTCCTCTTACAGAACATTAAAGTGCTACAACTTGCTGGTATTAAATCCGAACAAATCATACTGGACAAACATGCGTCTCAACTGCCGGAGTTTTTATCAGATGATATGTCCGTGTAA
- a CDS encoding glutathione ABC transporter substrate-binding protein: MKSRKLLWLVSLLFALAFVLAACAGDGEPENTNSNNNGDNGSAEDNGDSNDSGGSGSGDIVIAMGSDAVSLSTQGSNDVPSSNVGENLYETLTVLDENQEVQPGLAEWEEVDETTWDFHIKEGVKFHDGNELDAEAVKVNFDRLVDEEVASPRAFLLEAAESWEVVDDYTFRINLQYPYAPLLANLAHSGTAIMSPDTIEKDYEQMEEGGDPDAYINQNPAGTGPFKLKEWVPGDKIVLENFDEYWGDEAKLDTITFKVVSEQSSRIAELETGSSHIVDAIGPNNISRVEGAEGVHVVQEPSVSLSYVGFNVQKEPFDDVKVRQAISMAIDKDEIIEGVYNGVGIPAIGPLAPPVFGYNEDVEGLDYNIEQAKELLAEAGYEDGFETTIWTNDNEQRVDTAIAVQSQLKEIGIDVEIEELEWGAYLERTANGEHDMFILGWSTVTADADYGMYPLFHSSAVGDPGNRSFLKNDEIDEILDEARKETDPQERQALYTEAQEMLVELAPMLYIHHQEYLLGVNDSVKDFTIDPQGIYQLKDAYIEE, from the coding sequence ATGAAGTCGAGAAAGCTGCTTTGGCTTGTGTCACTACTATTCGCACTCGCCTTTGTACTCGCTGCTTGTGCGGGAGACGGTGAACCAGAAAATACCAACTCCAACAACAATGGCGATAATGGATCCGCTGAAGACAACGGGGATTCAAATGATTCAGGCGGTTCCGGAAGCGGAGATATTGTCATCGCCATGGGATCTGACGCCGTATCCTTATCCACTCAAGGTTCTAACGACGTTCCTTCAAGTAACGTAGGAGAAAACCTTTATGAAACCTTGACGGTACTTGATGAAAATCAAGAAGTACAACCAGGTCTTGCTGAGTGGGAAGAAGTAGACGAAACCACATGGGACTTCCACATTAAGGAAGGCGTTAAATTCCATGATGGGAATGAATTGGACGCAGAAGCAGTCAAAGTTAACTTTGATCGTCTCGTTGATGAAGAAGTTGCGTCCCCGCGTGCATTCTTACTAGAAGCAGCGGAGAGCTGGGAAGTAGTAGATGATTATACTTTCCGTATTAATTTGCAATACCCTTACGCACCGCTCCTGGCCAACCTGGCTCACAGCGGTACAGCGATCATGAGTCCTGACACGATTGAAAAAGATTATGAACAAATGGAAGAAGGCGGCGACCCAGACGCCTATATTAACCAGAATCCTGCTGGAACTGGTCCATTCAAACTAAAAGAATGGGTTCCCGGCGATAAAATCGTTCTGGAAAACTTCGACGAATATTGGGGCGACGAAGCTAAATTAGATACCATCACTTTCAAAGTGGTATCAGAGCAAAGCTCACGTATTGCAGAACTTGAAACAGGTTCTTCCCACATCGTGGATGCAATTGGACCTAACAATATTTCCCGGGTTGAAGGGGCAGAAGGGGTTCATGTTGTTCAAGAACCAAGTGTTTCACTTTCATACGTTGGATTTAACGTACAGAAAGAACCATTTGATGATGTAAAAGTCCGTCAAGCCATTTCAATGGCCATTGATAAAGACGAAATCATCGAGGGTGTATATAATGGCGTTGGTATTCCAGCCATCGGTCCATTGGCACCACCGGTATTCGGATATAATGAAGATGTTGAAGGGCTCGATTACAACATCGAGCAAGCAAAAGAATTGCTTGCAGAGGCAGGCTATGAAGATGGATTTGAAACAACCATCTGGACGAACGACAACGAACAGCGTGTTGACACGGCCATTGCCGTTCAGTCTCAGCTGAAAGAAATTGGTATAGACGTAGAGATTGAAGAGCTTGAGTGGGGTGCATATCTTGAAAGAACGGCTAACGGTGAGCATGACATGTTCATTCTTGGCTGGTCAACGGTAACTGCTGACGCAGACTACGGCATGTATCCATTGTTCCACTCATCAGCAGTTGGTGACCCTGGAAACCGCTCATTCCTGAAGAACGATGAAATCGACGAAATTCTCGATGAAGCCCGTAAAGAAACTGACCCACAAGAGCGTCAGGCACTCTATACAGAGGCTCAGGAAATGCTTGTTGAGCTCGCACCTATGCTGTACATCCATCACCAGGAGTACTTGCTCGGTGTGAACGACTCAGTTAAAGATTTCACCATCGATCCTCAAGGTATTTACCAGTTGAAGGATGCGTATATCGAGGAGTAA
- a CDS encoding ABC transporter permease — protein sequence MNEELAVQQDNQPKKKKDSPLKRSLKDFYRKLRKNKSALVGGYLIIFLILVAIFGPYLTTFDPDTTDYSVKLQGPSAEHWFGTDHHGRDMFTRIIHGLGITMKIGVISTFFGGLAGILIGIVSGYYGRKVDAIIMRLMDILLAFPGILLALALISILGASEGNVIIAVSIFAVPTFARIVRGSTLATRNLEYIDAMRALGASDIRIIFKHILPNILSPIIVQASLFIASAILSASGLSFLGMGVQPPNPELGALLSDGRDFIYNAGHIALYPGLVIMLLVLAFNVFGDGLRDALDPKMKN from the coding sequence ATGAACGAAGAACTTGCGGTACAGCAAGACAATCAACCTAAGAAAAAGAAAGATAGTCCTTTAAAACGTTCACTTAAAGATTTCTACAGGAAGTTGCGGAAGAATAAAAGTGCCCTTGTTGGCGGCTATCTGATTATTTTTCTGATTCTCGTCGCAATTTTTGGACCCTATTTAACAACTTTTGATCCAGATACAACGGATTACTCGGTTAAATTACAAGGTCCTTCCGCTGAACATTGGTTTGGAACGGATCATCACGGACGGGATATGTTTACCCGTATTATCCATGGACTGGGCATTACCATGAAAATTGGTGTGATTTCGACCTTTTTCGGGGGTTTGGCAGGTATATTAATTGGAATCGTTTCAGGCTATTACGGCCGCAAAGTTGACGCCATAATCATGCGTCTGATGGATATTTTGCTTGCTTTTCCTGGTATCCTGCTCGCTCTTGCCCTGATCAGTATTCTAGGGGCTTCTGAAGGAAACGTTATCATTGCTGTTTCCATCTTTGCGGTGCCGACTTTTGCCCGTATTGTAAGGGGATCCACTCTTGCAACAAGAAATCTGGAATATATAGATGCCATGCGAGCACTGGGTGCATCTGATATTCGCATTATTTTTAAACATATTTTGCCAAATATTTTATCACCAATTATTGTACAAGCCAGTTTATTTATTGCCAGTGCTATTTTGTCGGCAAGCGGACTATCCTTTCTCGGTATGGGGGTTCAGCCGCCAAACCCTGAACTGGGTGCACTGTTAAGTGACGGGCGCGACTTTATTTACAATGCAGGCCATATTGCATTGTATCCTGGTCTTGTCATTATGTTGCTTGTTCTGGCATTTAACGTATTTGGTGATGGTTTAAGAGATGCATTGGATCCAAAAATGAAAAACTAG